The Myxococcus xanthus genome contains the following window.
CCATCCGCTTCACGGACGAAGAGGGAGAGCCAGTGCTCGCCTTGATCGGCGCCATGCGTTTCCTACGTTGGCTTGAAGAGGACGGCGAGGTCGACGAGGAATCATGAAGCGCCGTCGCCACCGGCGGGTCCGGCATCTCACTCAGGATGGGGTTCGTCCGTGAAGTACTTCGTCTTCAAGGTCATGGCGGAAGAAGATGGATTCATTGATGCCTATCCACCTGGAAGCCCAGCAGACTGGAAGTTCGAAAAAGGCATCAGTCTCGCCAAGGATTTTCCAAAGGGTGGCGAGGTTGCCTTTTCCGATAACTACCCGGACGACCGGAACCTCTATGACTTCCAGCCGAACTTGATGAGTGACCTGCTCATCTCGGGACGTGCGCGTCAGTTCATCGAATCGCTCGGCATCACCAACGCCGAATGGCTTCCGGTCGTGGTCAAGGACCATGAAGGTGCAGTGGTCGGTCCCGACTACGCCTTCCTCAACCTCCTCGGTGCCGAAGACGCCATCGACATGGCCCGTTCGGTCTACGAGATGAATCACATCTCCAAGGACCAAATCGGGCTTATCGAACAACTGGCTCTCAGCCCCGACAGAATCAGCCCTGATGCCAAGATGTTCCGATGCAGGACGTATCGTCGGCTCATCCTCGTTCGCGAAGACACCCTCGCGGCATTCCAACGCGCGGGACTGACAGGTTTCAGAACCTACGACGCCGAGGGATGGGACGGCGTGGAACTCTGAGATCCTTTCGGGCCCAAGGAGACCGATACCCCATGAAATACTTCGTCTTCAAGGTCCAAGGCATCGATGCAGGCTTCATCGATGAATATCCCCGGGGAAGCCCGGCAGACTGGCAGTTCGACAAAGGCATCAGCCTCATCAAACAGTTTCCTGTGGGTGGTGAGGTCTCCTTCTCCAAGAACTATCCAGACGACCGGACTGTCTACGATTTTCAACCGAACTTGATGAGCGACCTGCTTGTCTCAGGCCGCGCGCGCAAGCTCATCGAATCCCTGGAGGTCACCAACGCGGAATGGCTTCCTGTCGTGGTCAAAAACCATCAAGGCGCCGTTGTGGGTCCCGATTACGCCTTCCTCAATCTCCAGGGTGCCGAAGACGCCATCGATATGGAGCGGTCGGTTTACAGGATGAACGCCATCGCCAAGGACCAGATTGGCCGCGTGAAGAAGCTGGCCCTGAAGTACGACGCCATCTCCCCGCAGGCGAAGCTGTTCCGCTGCACCATGGAGCGCCGCCTCATCCTCATCCGCGAGGACGTGCACGCTGCCTTCGTCCAGGCGGGCCTCACCGGCTTCAAGGTCTACGTAGCCGAGGGTTGGAACGGCCTGGAGCTGTGAGGTGAATCACGGCGCGCTCCCCTGCTTCCGCGGAGGAGAGCACCAGCACCGACGACGTGGGCGCGTAGCCTCGCGCCAGCCCTCGGAAGACCAACGCCGTGGCCACCGCTCCCGAGGCCACTCCTGTGTGTCCGAAGCTCTTGGCCGGCATCCACACCGCGCCTTGCTCGAAGCGGGCGTCCGTCTCCCTGAGCCGGACCTGGAGCATCCCCCACTCGAAGGCGCGCGCGTATTGCCCGTCGTGGTCCGACACCATCAACGGCGCGGACGCGTCCTGTCCCAAGGGCCCCAAAGCCGCGAGGACCTGCCGCGCCAGTTCCTGCCCGTCCGGTGGCTGCTCCCCATCCAGCGGCGCCGCGTCGCGTCCCTGCGCCACCCGCACCACGGCCATGGAGGACTCCGCGGTTTCCTCGCGCGTGAGCAGCAAGGCCACCGCGGCCTCGCCCGCCATCAACCCCGTGGGCCGGCCCGGGGTCTTCAGGCGCTGCTGCTGGTGCAGCAACGTCAACGTCTCCGGGGAGATGAAGCTGTCCACCGCGCAGACGAGCGCACGCTCCACCTTGGACGCCCGCAGGTCCTCTCCCGCCGCGGCCAGCGCCTGGGCGAAGGCCACGTTCCCCATGGGGAACGCGCGCACCAGCCCCTTCCACGCAGGCCATCCCAGCGCCTGCCACGTCCCCTTCACCAGCCGGTCCACCAGCCGCGCGATGCGCTCGCGTGCGTCGTCCGGGTCTTCCTCGTAGGGGTCCTTCCCCGTCGTGAAGCCCCGTGCCTCCGGGTCGGGTAGCACCAGGTAGAGCCCTACGCCGGGCCCCAGCGCCGCGACGTCCACCCACGTCCCCAGGTCCACCAGCGCTTCCGCCAACAGCGCCACCAGCCGCCCCACGCCCGAGAACCCCAGCGTGGCTTCTCCCGCCGCGTGCACGGTGACGGGGCTCGGCGCCTCGTCGCCCTTCAGGAAGACCTCGAAGTCCGGCGCCGCCGAGGGCCAGGACATGCCCGCACGGAACGCCGCCGAGGCAGGCACCAGCCCACCCAGCGACGACGCCATTCCCATCGCCTGGACCCATCCCAACATGCGCGACACAGCCTCCTACACCGGAGGGACAGCCTTCCACGGCACGATACAACGAGCCACCACCCTGGCTCGTGCCATGAGGCCAGGAGCGATACACTCCCGGGACGAGGAGCCATCCGCATGAGCGCGACCGTTGGCGTCAACAAGTTGTCCGTCGTCCACAAGGACACCGGAGGGACCACCATCGCCTTCCCGGACGTCTGCAAGACGCCCAGCCCCGCCGGTCCCGTGCCCATTCCCTACCCCAACGTCGCCATGTCCTCGGACACGGCGAAGGGCACGACGAAGGTTTCGGTGGATGGCAAGCCGGTGTGCGTCGAGGACTCGAACTTCAGCACCAGCACCGGCGACGAGGCGGGCACCGCGGGCGGTGGCGTCGTCTCCGGCAAGACGAAGGGCAAGGCCGAGTTCGTCAACTACTCCTTCGACGTGAAGTTCGAGGGCAAGAGCGTGGCGCGGACCTTCGACCTCATGCTCCACAACGACAAGAACACCCCGCCCGCACCGCTGCTCCAGGGGCCGGTCATCGCGCTCGGCAAGAGCGACACGAAGGCCAAGTGCCTCGTCTGTGAAAAGGAGCTGTGAGGCCCTTGTCGCCGCCCCGTCCAACGGTTCGCTGGGAGCTGCTGGAGCGCCACCTCGAGGAAGCCGAGTTCCTGTGGACGCAGTGGGAGCACGGCCTCTGGAGCCCGGAGCTCACCCTGTCCTCGCTGGCCGAGGGCGATGAAGGGCGTCTGCGGGCCCACCTGGATGCACTCGTGTTGGGAGGCAGCGCCGCCGCCACCCGCTTGCTGCTCCCCGCGCTGACCTCCGAGGACCCCGCGCGTGTGGCCAGCGCGGCGTGGGCCCTGCTCTCCGCCGAGGACGCCGACTGGCGCGAGCCTGTGTTCCAACAGTTGGAGCAGGGGTCCGAAGAGACGCATCCGGGCCTCCTCCGCGCGCTGGAGCTGCTCGACCGGCCGGACCTCCACGCCCTGCTCCTGAAGAAGCTGCCGACGTTGCAGCCAACGCTCCAGGCGGGAGCGCTCCGGGTCGCGCGCGTCCGTCACCTCGACACGAGCGCCGCGCTCGAGAAGCTCGACTGGGAGGCCGACCCGGCGCTGCATGCCGAGGCGCTTCGTGCCCTTCCCTTCGCTCCCAGGATGCAGACAGGGGATGCTCGGCTGTCACGCGCCCTGAGCCACGCCCATCCCACCGTGAGCACCGCCGCCCTGGAGACCGGGTTGCTGCTGGGCTCGCGTGAAGCCTGGGAGCACGCCCGAGGTTCCGCGTCGCGCGGCGGGCTCCTCGCGCTCGCCGTGGCGGGTGAGTCGAAGGACCTCACGGGCCTCCTCGCGCGCCTGAAGGATGGCTCCGCACCGGCGGAGGTCATCTGGGCGGTGGGCTTCAGTGGCAGGCTCCTGGCGGCCGAGGCGTTGCTGCCGCTGCTGCGCGATGAGGCCCAGGGCCCGCTGGCCGCGGCCTCCTTCGCCGCCATCACCGGACTCCCCATGGTGCCTCCTTTCCTCGTGGAGGCACCCGCTGACGAGGAGGAGGACGCGGAGGAGGCCGAACCCGAGGCCGAGGACCTCCAGGCGTGGCTCCCCAGCCCCCGGGTGCTTCCCGGCGAGGTGGACGCCCAGGCCGTGGAGGCCTGGTGGACGCGGCGGCGCGGCGGCTTCACGGAAGGCGCGCGTTTCCTGAGGGGCATACCTCTCACCGTGGAGGTGCTGGTCAGGGCCCTGGAGACCGAGCCCATGAGACGGCGCCCCTCGCTCGCCTGGGAGGCGGCCCTGCGCGGCGGAGGCACGCCCCAGATGGAGTCCCGGCAGTGGACGCGGGTGCAGCGCGAGCAGGCGCTTCCCCTGCGGGGGCAGCGCCCGGAATGGCTCGCCCGGGCAGGGAGCTGGCCGCAGGGCCGCCGAGGCGACACTCCCGCCTGATGGGGTAGAGGCATGCCACCTCGGTGGATAGGGTGCATCCATGGCAACCTGGAGCCCCACTGCCTTCGCCCGCGGACTCGCGTCGCTGCGCGCCTTCGCCAACGCCGAGCCGGAGCTGTCCGCGAGCGCTCGTGCCGACTTTCCAACGACGTGGGCCGACGAGCGGTTTCCCTGGATGAGCGCCACCCTGATGGCGTGGACCCTCCATGGACGGGAAGACGCCGAGGGCCGCACCGCGGCGGACCGTCAGCTCCTCAGGGACGGGCAACGCCTGTCGCGCGCCGAGCGCGGCTTGCTGTCAGCCCTGGCCGCGTCCTGGTGCTCGGTGTTCGAGGTGGAGGAGGTGCGGCTCGGCCAAGGACTGCGCTTGAGGGACCTCGTGCTCGACGAGGTGCTGGAGGTGAAGGAGCGCAGCCTCACCACGCAGGTGGCCCGCTACGACTTGATTGCGAGCTGGGTGATACCCACCGAGGACCACCTGGAGCTGGTGGGAGGCATCGTCGCGATTCCCCGCCCCCTGCGTGAGCACGTCGTCGTCGCCGCGCGTCACGCGTTCGCCACCCATCAGCCTCCAGCCGACGACGCGCCCGGCCGCCGCAGGCAGGCACGGCGGCTGGCGCCCTTTCTTTTCACGCGCGTGCTGGAGCTGCTCACCACCGAGCGGCCACTCCTCAACTTCGAGGACGAGCCGCTGCGCCTCTGCACCGCGCGCTTCCGCATCCGCCACCCGGCGAAGGTCGAAGAGCACCTGCGCCGGCACGACGGCTTCACCCGCGAGGGCGAGGGTCACTACAACTGGGAAGGTCCTCGGGCGGCGGTGTGGGGCTCCCTCACGGTGGAGGGCAAGGTGCTGGTCCTCACCACCCACTCCGCGCAGCGTCTGGAGAAGGGCAAGGCCCTGCTGGAGGAGTTGCTGGGCGCGGAGGCCGAGCACGAAGAGGACACGGTGGGGCCGGTGCAGTCCGTCCGAGGAGAGCCCGCGCGCGCCCTGCCAGACGACGCGCCCCCTCAGTTGGCGGACGCATTCGCGTTGATGCTCGCACAACGGGCCCGGGAGGAGCTGTCCCGGGGAATCCCCGCCTGGGGTGGAAGGAGCGCCAGCGACCTGATGCGCTCCACCGAGGGCCGCGCCCAGGTGCTCGAATGGCTGAAGGACTGGGAGTCGCAGGTGTCTCACCTCTCCGACGCCGCGGACCTGCTCTGGGATGACCTCTACGCGGAGCTGGGTCTGTCGCGTGACGAACGCATCCCGCTGACCCAGGTGTACAGCTCGAAGGAGGTCCCACGCCTCGAGCCCGTCCGCGCGGAGCTCACCACCACCGAGCTTCCCGAGGACCTCTCTCTTGAACCTCTTCCTCGCCGCCGGGCCTTCCAGGATGCCGCCCGGCGGAAGCCTCGACGGAAGCCCCCAGCACCCGAGTTGGAGCCAGGGGCCCTCTATGCCTTCAAGCTGGGTCCCATCGACGTCGGCGTGGACGGACGCACCTCCGTCTACGTCGCGGTGACGTCCGAAGGTGAGGCGCTGCCACCCGTGTTCGGGCGTCGCGACGCGGAGGGCCTGGAAGGCCTGGCGAGGGACAACGCCGGACTCAAGCGTTACTGCGAAAGCCGGCTGGCGCGTGCTGGAGCCGGCCACGGCTTCGCGTCGCGGCCCATTCCTGACTCCGTCACCCGGTTCCGGGCGGCGCTGGCCCTCCAGATGCACTGGGCCTCGGTGGAGCCGGGCTTGATGGTGATGCCAGAGGTGACGGAGGCGCTCCTTGACGCCACGGCGGCGCTCATCCGCGCGGAGCCTTGGGAGAGCTGGACGAACGAAGAGGTCTTCACCGTGCATCTGGAGGGCACCGTGCGGGGCACCCGGGAGCTGTCCGTCATGGGGAGTGGGGGCAGCGAGTTCGGCTTCGCCCTCTTCGACCGGGCCGGCTCCGTGGAGCGGATGAGCATGTCCGGTCTGCCGGGCGGCAACGTCGACGTGCTCATCCCGGACTCGCTGGGCGTGACGCTGGAGGACGCGCCGGACTGGGTGGTGAAGACGGTCAAGGACGTCACCGGCCTGCCCTTCGTCCCCGACGTGATGCGCGTCCAGCACAACACACCGCGCCTGGGCAACGCCGAGGAGCTGGTGCTGGCGGCGGCGGTGGCCCAGGCGCTCGCTCTGGCACGTCCCGAGGAGCGCGAGGTGAACGTGGAGCTGAAGGTTGGAGACCTCCACGTTCGGGTGCGGCTGGAAATCCCCCTGCCGCTGCTGACGGGAAGCTACGTGGGACAGCTCGACCTGCTGTCGCTGGCCACCCGGCGGCCCAAGGCGACCCACGCGCCCACGCGCTCGCTCCCCACGAAGAAGGTCTCCGAAACACTGCTCGAGTTCGCCAAACCCATCCTGGAGGACGTGGAGGACTCGGAGGATCCGCAGGCCGAGCTCTTCACCTGCCTGGCGCTGGCCCTGAGCGCGTGGAACGCCGTGGTGCAAGACACCTGGGAGCCGGAGAAGGGCTGGGTGGAGCGGGCGCGCGCCACGCTGAAACGGATGCCCCGAGACGTCCGGGAGATGATGCTCCACGATTTCGAGCTGCTGGTGGAGCGCAAGCGGCGCCACTTCGCGGACGACCCCCGGCTGCTCGACGCCCTGGACATCGTCCAGCGGCCGGATGACCTCAGCGTCCGCCTGGCCGGCGTGGTGACGCCAGGCGCCTGGTCCGAATTCGTGGGCGTGTAGGACGAATGACGCGGCCTCAGTCGCGCCGGCCCAGTGTGCGGTCCAGGTTGTAGGCGGAGCTGATGAGCGCCAGGTGGGTGAGCGCCTGCGGGAAGTTGCCCAGGGCCTCGCCGGACATGCCCGTCTGCTCCGCGTACAGGCCCACGTGGTTGGCGTAGCCCAGCATCCGCTCGAAGATGAGCCGCGCCTCCTCCAGCAAGTCGGGCCGGGCCACGCTGGCGCGTGTCATCGCCTCCACCAGCCAGAAGCTGCAGAGGTTGAAGGTGCCCTCGCTGCCGGCAATCCCATCCAACGTGGCCTCCACGTCGTAGCGGAACACCAGCCCGTCCGACGCGAGCCCGCCTTGGGACGGCGGCTTGCGCATGACGTCCAACGTCTGGAGCATGCGCGGGTCCACCGGGGACAGGAAGAACACCAGCGGCATCAGCAGATTCGCCGCGTCCAGCGCGTGGCCGCCGTAGTACTGGACGAAGGCGCCCCGCTCCGGGTTCCAGCCCTTGTCCATGATGTCCTCGAAGATGGCGTCCCGCACCTTGTGCCAGCGGGCCCGGTCCGCCGGGAAGCTGCGCTTGTCCGCCAGCCGGATGGCCCGGTCCACCGCCACCCAGCACATCAGCTTCGAGTACACGAACTGCCGCTGCCCGCCCCTCACCTCCCAGATGCCCTCGTCTGGCAGCTCCCAGTTGTCACACACCCAGTCCACCAGCCGCCGCAGGTGCCGCCAGAAGTCATAGGAGATAGGGGCCGCGTACTTGTTGGACAGGTACACCGAATCCATCAGCTCGCCGTAGATGTCGAGCTGCAACTGGTCCGCCGCCGCGTTGCCGATGCGCACCGGGCGCGCGCCGCCATAGCCCGACAGGTGCAGGAGTTCCTGCTCCTCGGGCACGCGCTTGCCGTCGATGCCGAACATCAGGGGCAGCGGCCCTTCGTCGTACTCCGCGCAGCGCGCCTCCACCCAGCGCATGAAGGCCGCCGCCTCCTGCTTGAAGCCGATGCGGAGAAACGCGTACACGGTGAAGGCCGCGTCGCGCAGCCAGCAGAAGCGATAGTCCCAGTTGCGCGTTCCGCCCGGTGACTCCGGCAGGCTGCAAGTGGGCGCCGCGACGATGGCGCCCGTGGGCGCGAAGGTCATCAGCTTGAGCGCCAGCGCCGAGCGCTGCACCGTCTCCCGCCACCGGCCCGTGTACTGGCAGCCCGACAGCCAGTGGCGCCAGTACTCCACCGTCTCCCGGAAGAGCTCCTCGGAGGACTCATGGTTGTGCACCACCGCCTCGCAGGACGTGCGCGCGCCCGGGTGCAGGGAGAAGACGGCGGACTGGTTCTCATGCAGGGTGAAGGACGCGGTGACGCCCCGCTCCGTCTTCTTCAGCGACACCGACGAGGACAGCGTGAGCTGGAGCGTGTCGGAGGAGAAGGTGGCCCCGCTGTGGATGAGCTTCGTCTCGTGCGTATCCCGCGCGTAGTTGAAGGCCGGGAAGCA
Protein-coding sequences here:
- a CDS encoding glycoside hydrolase family 15 protein, producing the protein MATGSGGASVTGQPVAIEDHGVIGDLRTVALVGHEGTIDWFCFPHFDSPSVFAALLDREKGGHWGVAPEPDGVMKRQFYWPETNVLVTRFYTPDGVGELVDFMPMSGRKGMKEEREILRRVRVVRGQMVFRMECFPAFNYARDTHETKLIHSGATFSSDTLQLTLSSSVSLKKTERGVTASFTLHENQSAVFSLHPGARTSCEAVVHNHESSEELFRETVEYWRHWLSGCQYTGRWRETVQRSALALKLMTFAPTGAIVAAPTCSLPESPGGTRNWDYRFCWLRDAAFTVYAFLRIGFKQEAAAFMRWVEARCAEYDEGPLPLMFGIDGKRVPEEQELLHLSGYGGARPVRIGNAAADQLQLDIYGELMDSVYLSNKYAAPISYDFWRHLRRLVDWVCDNWELPDEGIWEVRGGQRQFVYSKLMCWVAVDRAIRLADKRSFPADRARWHKVRDAIFEDIMDKGWNPERGAFVQYYGGHALDAANLLMPLVFFLSPVDPRMLQTLDVMRKPPSQGGLASDGLVFRYDVEATLDGIAGSEGTFNLCSFWLVEAMTRASVARPDLLEEARLIFERMLGYANHVGLYAEQTGMSGEALGNFPQALTHLALISSAYNLDRTLGRRD
- a CDS encoding TIGR02270 family protein — translated: MRPLSPPRPTVRWELLERHLEEAEFLWTQWEHGLWSPELTLSSLAEGDEGRLRAHLDALVLGGSAAATRLLLPALTSEDPARVASAAWALLSAEDADWREPVFQQLEQGSEETHPGLLRALELLDRPDLHALLLKKLPTLQPTLQAGALRVARVRHLDTSAALEKLDWEADPALHAEALRALPFAPRMQTGDARLSRALSHAHPTVSTAALETGLLLGSREAWEHARGSASRGGLLALAVAGESKDLTGLLARLKDGSAPAEVIWAVGFSGRLLAAEALLPLLRDEAQGPLAAASFAAITGLPMVPPFLVEAPADEEEDAEEAEPEAEDLQAWLPSPRVLPGEVDAQAVEAWWTRRRGGFTEGARFLRGIPLTVEVLVRALETEPMRRRPSLAWEAALRGGGTPQMESRQWTRVQREQALPLRGQRPEWLARAGSWPQGRRGDTPA
- a CDS encoding imm11 family protein, with product MKYFVFKVQGIDAGFIDEYPRGSPADWQFDKGISLIKQFPVGGEVSFSKNYPDDRTVYDFQPNLMSDLLVSGRARKLIESLEVTNAEWLPVVVKNHQGAVVGPDYAFLNLQGAEDAIDMERSVYRMNAIAKDQIGRVKKLALKYDAISPQAKLFRCTMERRLILIREDVHAAFVQAGLTGFKVYVAEGWNGLEL
- a CDS encoding DUF4150 domain-containing protein, producing MSATVGVNKLSVVHKDTGGTTIAFPDVCKTPSPAGPVPIPYPNVAMSSDTAKGTTKVSVDGKPVCVEDSNFSTSTGDEAGTAGGGVVSGKTKGKAEFVNYSFDVKFEGKSVARTFDLMLHNDKNTPPAPLLQGPVIALGKSDTKAKCLVCEKEL
- a CDS encoding imm11 family protein; translated protein: MKYFVFKVMAEEDGFIDAYPPGSPADWKFEKGISLAKDFPKGGEVAFSDNYPDDRNLYDFQPNLMSDLLISGRARQFIESLGITNAEWLPVVVKDHEGAVVGPDYAFLNLLGAEDAIDMARSVYEMNHISKDQIGLIEQLALSPDRISPDAKMFRCRTYRRLILVREDTLAAFQRAGLTGFRTYDAEGWDGVEL